Proteins encoded in a region of the Acipenser ruthenus chromosome 11, fAciRut3.2 maternal haplotype, whole genome shotgun sequence genome:
- the LOC117426789 gene encoding uncharacterized protein LOC117426789 isoform X27, protein MGTQGPGRKRNPNRDRLTAEDDALNVIAREAESRLAAKRAARAEARDIRMKELERQQKEIYQVQKKYYGLDNKWGDIEQWMEDSERYSRRARRNTSMSDDDERMSVGSRGSLRSDFDSAAAYGGAGSPKDRPKKKKKSSKATNGFDEGYHGSSQSRKSSRVEERPERDFAEKGSRSASTLSAATLASLGGSSSRRGSGDTSISADTEASIREIKDIHELKDQIQDVESRYMQGLKEMKDSLAEVEEKYRKAMVSNAQLDNEKSNFMFQVDTMKDSLMELEEQLAETRRELDEKVKEHERERHAHSVLQFQFNEMKENLRQSEELLAEIRQLKLKQESSVREVSDLQETIEWKDKKIGALERQKEYFDVIRTERDELRDEIVLLQDVIKKHGIVLGAELTTNGEVGNTVLDSTVHADSVKRSVPDSTPVLQTPGDGLIGKATEVEMKISLLADVGNKEILQSAGDEAEKQESLDDDAETQEGHVGEKAEENLAENEQLASVPSDDILNDPGDVQQREQSDIASQASSYLLETAETDSTLGSNAIAQSSVDDINQNDIHEHSPVLELTYSVDNGIVEANSLIAEGEIMSERETEVINREDEGGKEVVQVIITGPDDDMESETEQDLSDKEAETTEKGNSDGQQSVQSAEEMRIEGGETKTQEESLNSNKEESITGSAVTDKVSDEENAEHEVAQDPTEKVDEANSTGKERVQKAADSYIEGKETQEESDVKQLTEEVEVEGLVKVLGEGNAEKVEHEMAPGPTEKVDEANCTGEERVQTAKGTNIEGKETREESLDRTNLEGSTATEGDVKQVTEKVEVKDLVKGEVLGEGDAIYEQGEIDVLVEEKEPVASTGNKEKVEHEIAPGPSEKVDEANCTGEGRVPKAEDTHIEGKETQEESIDSTNVKQITEKVEVEGLAVDKVLEEEKMIPEEGEVDKIMENKEPGASTGSEEKVEHEIAQGPTEKVEEKVNHAGDDRVRSAEDINTKGTQDENIDSTDIMEITVTEGDVKQVTEKVGDESLVQLEKTGITGECQEELDSDVVKSKDGSSCEVQKEHEEQEEVTMETKAEQIKEEVTRESVTPSLEHGQESGEIEGSENAPQSIAIGEPETLCNDSTVMEEVTVRSDIQAGNEKQEFVSLETETKQEEVVLAGDGMTPTMDHHELDSEDKGVSEEALPHRPEDEPEVSCESDTTNNNVEGMTDENDSKEKHGEDLTASCFVEEVDQGEVSIPLEDKGGDIEEAKNEVGNSSQKDEGEGLKQDDLKEDSEKKVQSQKTEDQNKEDKLENETNLKSRTAAEQGVEGIANVETVQENIMGRVIAQGSGDDVKEEPLFGGEGQKVISEDYIKTIEEETRTVNKEVKGTESQNIDPAVVKDVFESKGETIVQCEICVEKVEVELDHQDNYLDEEIHPENLETVGTVAEDSKPSDNSELAPADKVVSQSTVEVETLKDEKINQGLEPTITAADNIKSECMLPDGSEQEKTDELIGKDETVIQQTTADISEDAILEEMATAEKKVDVFNLEKERESKDQKHEHQDEAQEVKQEVTSKEEVKEKSTEKVEENIPDDIQEKEQAPAKEEKQDETQLTQKEEEKGEAEEEEEEEEEGEEDNEEDEEGEKFEFDDEVGQDLEESDQKVCLEDPLKEKETQQQGAETNDSSPVTKTDSQDKEQRSEKGDVDQLKTQDSESEKTGGEQNQKEMEEVCSAGSQGSVKESGERGQQGEDGNKQGDIGRELEKELGEGTKRQSISEDSVGEPVGQTPDSVQDTEDSKSGSTEDLGKQDAAKGSKKGKGKNKDDCRIS, encoded by the exons GTTGAAGAAAGACCGGAGAGGGACTTTGCCGAAAAG GGATCCCGCAGCGCTTCCACCCTATCGGCTGCGACTCTTGCCTCTTTGGGCGGGTCTTCCTCCCGGAGAGGAAGTGGAGACACCTCGATCTCGGCCGATACAGAAGCCTCGATCCGAGAGATTAAG GATATTCATGAGCTAAAGGACCAGATTCAGGATGTGGAGAGCAGATACATGCAGGGGCTCAAAGAAATGAAG GACTCCCTGGCCGAGGTCGAGGAGAAGTACAGGAAGGCCATGGTGTCCAACGCCCAGCTGGACAACGAGAAGTCCAACTTCATGTTCCAGGTGGACACCATGAAGGACTCTCTGATGGAGCTGGAGGAGCAGCTGGCTGAGACAAGGAGAGAGTTAGACGAGAAGGTTaag GAACATGAAAGAGAAAGACACGCCCACTCTGTGTTACAATTCCAGTTTAACGAGATGAAAGAAAACCTCAGACAGAGTGAAGAATTGTTAGCT GAAATTCGGCAGCTGAAACTGAAGCAGGAGAGCTCTGTTAGAGAGGTTTCAGACTTGCAGGAAACCATCGAATGGAAGGATAAAAAGATAGGG GCGTTAGAGAGGCAGAAGGAATATTTTGATGTGATCCGGACTGAGCGTGATGAGCTCAGAGACGAGATTGTCTTGCTCCAGGATGTAATAAAG AAACATGGGATAGTCCTAGGCGCAGAGCTGACAACCAATGGAGAAGTGGGTAACACAGTTCTTGACAGCACAGTCCACGCTGACTCTGTGAAGCGATCAGTGCCGGACTCCACTCCAGTTCTGCAGACTCCTGGGGATGGGCTAATCG GCAAAGCCACGGAGGTGGAGATGAAAATTTCGCTTTTGGCGGATGTTGGAAATAAAGAGATCTTGCAGAGCGCCGGGGACGAGGCTGAAAAGCAGGAGAGCTTGGATGATGATGCTGAGACACAGGAAGGGCATGTCGGTGAAAAGGCAGAAGAGAATTTGGCTGAAAATGAACAGTTGGCGTCAGTGCCTAGTGATGACATACTAAATGATCCAGGGGATGTTCAGCAACGGGAACAGAGTGACATTGCCAGTCAGGCCTCTAGTTATTTGCTTGAGACCGCAGAGACTGACAGTACCTTAGGCAGTAATGCAATTGCTCAGAGCTCAGTTGATGACATAAATCAAAATGACATTCACGAGCACAGTCCAGTTCTTGAGCTGACATACAGTGTAGACAATGGAATTGTAGAGGCCAACAGTCTGATAGCAGAAGGAGAGATCATGAGTGAGAGGGAAACAGAAGTGATTAACAGGGAGGATGAAGGAGGCAAGGAAGTGGTGCAGGTAATAATAACAGGACCAGATGATGATATGGAAAGTGAGACTGAGCAAGACCTTTCCGATAAAGAAGCTGAAACTACTGAAAAGGGTAATAGCGATGGTCAACAAAGTGTTCAGAGTGCAGAGGAGATGAGAATAGAGGGCGGTGAGACTAAAACCCAAGAAGAAAGCTTAAACAGTAACAAGGAAGAGTCAATAACAGGGAGTGCTGTTACTGACAAAGTTTCAGATGAAGAGAATGCAGAGCATGAAGTTGCTCAGGATCCTACAGAAAAAGTTGATGAAGCTAATAGTACTGGTAAGGAAAGAGTTCAGAAAGCCGCGGATTCCTATATTGAAGGCAAAGAAACACAAGAAGAGAGTGATGTAAAGCAATTAACAGAAGAAGTAGAAGTCGAAGGTTTAGTAAAAGTTTTGGGTGAAGGGAATGCGGAAAAGGTTGAGCATGAAATGGCTCCTGGTCCTACAGAAAAAGTTGATGAAGCTAATTGTACTGGTGAGGAAAGAGTTCAGACTGCCAAGGGTACCAATATAGAAGGCAAAGAAACACGAGAGGAAAGCCTAGACAGAACAAATCTTGAGGGAAGTACAGCAACAGAGGGTGATGTAAAACAAGTAACAGAAAAAGTAGAGGTCAAAGATTTGGTAAAAGGTGAAGTTTTGGGTGAAGGGGATGCGATTTATGAGCAGGGAGAAATAGATGTACTGGTGGAAGAAAAGGAGCCAGTGGCAAGTACAGGAAATAAGGAAAAGGTTGAGCATGAAATTGCTCCTGGTCCTTCAGAAAAAGTTGATGAAGCTAATTGTACTGGTGAGGGAAGAGTTCCGAAAGCAGAGGATACCCATATTGAAGGCAAAGAAACACAAGAGGAAAGCATAGACAGCACAAATGTGAAACAAATAACAGAAAAAGTAGAGGTTGAAGGTTTGGCAGTGGACAAAGTTTTGGAGGAAGAGAAGATGATTCCTGAGGAGGGAGAAGTAGATAAAATAATGGAGAACAAGGAGCCAGGGGCAAGTACAGGATCTGAGGAAAAGGTTGAACATGAAATTGCTCAGGGTCCTACAGAAAAAGTTGAAGAAAAAGTGAATCATGCTGGTGACGACAGAGTTAGGAGTGCTGAGGATATCAATACAAAAGGAACACAAGATGAAAACATAGACAGCACCGATATTATGGAAATTACAGTGACAGAGGGTGATGTAAAACAGGTAACAGAAAAAGTAGGGGATGAAAGTTTGGTTCAGTTAGAGAAGACAGGCATTACGGGTGAGTGCCAGGAGGAGTTGGATAGTGATGTAGTGAAGAGCAAAGACGGAAGTTCATGTGAGGTTCAGAAGGAGCACGAGGAACAGGAAGAGGTTACCATGGAAACCAAAGCAGAGCAGATAAAAGAGGAAGTGACCAGGGAATCTGTGACACCTTCCTTAGAACATGGGCAGGAATCCGGGGAGATTGAGGGTAGTGAAAATGCCCCACAAAGTATTGCGATTGGAGAACCAGAGACTTTATGCAATGACAGCACAGTCATGGAGGAGGTGACTGTGAGATCAGACATCCAGGCTGGCAATGAGAAACAAGAATTTGTTTCTTTAGAGACTGAAACAAAGCAGGAAGAAGTGGTCCTAGCAGGAGATGGAATGACCCCAACCATGGACCACCATGAGCTGGATTCCGAGGACAAAGGTGTAAGTGAGGAAGCCTTACCACACAGACCTGAGGATGAACCAGAAGTTAGTTGTGAAAGTGACACAACCAACAACAATGTAGAAGGAATGACTGATGAGAATGACAGTAAAGAAAAGCATGGAGAAGATTTGACGGCTTCGTGTTTTGTAGAAGAAGTAGACCAAGGAGAAGTCTCAATACCTCTGGAAGATAAGGGTGGAGATATTGAGGAAGCCAAGAACGAGGTAGGCAACAGCAGCCAAAAGGATGAAGGAGAAGGACTTAAACAAGACGACTTGAAGGAAGATTCTGAAAAGAAAGTGCAGAGTCAGAAAACTGAAGACCAAAACAAAGAAGATAAACTTGAAAATGAAACCAATTTAAAAAGTCGGACTGCAGCAGAGCAGGGTGTTGAAGGAATAGCAAATGTTGAAACTGTACAGGAAAATATCATGGGTAGAGTCATAGCTCAAGGGTCTGGAGATGATGTAAAAGAGGAACCTTTGTTTGGTGGAGAGGGTCAAAAAGTAATTTCAGAAGACTACATTAAGACCATTGAAGAAGAAACGAGAACTGTAAACAAGGAAGTGAAGGGAACAGAGAGTCAAAACATAGATCCAGCAGTTGTTAAAGACGTCTTTGAGTCTAAGGGAGAAACAATAGTTCAGTGTGAAATCTGTGTGGAGAAAGTAGAGGTTGAACTTGACCACCAAGACAATTATTTAGATGAAGAAATACACCCTGAGAACCTTGAAACAGTTGGCACTGTCGCAGAGGATAGTAAACCCAGTGATAACTCTGAACTGGCACCAGCAGACAAAGTGGTGTCACAAAGTACCGTAGAAGTAGAGACCCTTAAAGATGAGAAAATCAATCAGGGTCTTGAGCCAACAATCACAGCGGCAGATAATATCAAATCAGAATGTATGTTGCCTGATGGCAGTGAGCAGGAGAAAACTGATGAACTGATTGGCAAAGATGAAACAGTCATTCAGCAAACTACAGCCGATATAAGCGAAGATGCTATATTGGAGGAAATGGCTACTGCTGAGAAGAAAGTTGATGTATTTAATttggagaaagaaagagagagtaAAGACCAGAAACATGAACACCAAGACGAGGCCCAGGAAGTGAAGCAAGAGGTAACTTCAAAAGAAGAGGTAAAAGAAAAGAGTACGGAAAAAGTGGAGGAGAACATTCCTGACGACATCCAAGAAAAAGAGCAAGCACCTGCTAAAGAGGAAAAGCAGGATGAGACACAGCTCACACAAAAGGAAGAGGAGAAAGGcgaggcagaggaggaggaggaggaggaggaggagggggaagagGACAATGAGGAAGACGAGGAAGGAGAGAAATTCGAGTTTGATGATGAAGTGGGACAGGATTTGGAGGAATCGGATCAGAAAGTTTGCCTAGAAGATCCACTTAAGGAAAAAGAGACACAGCAACAGGGTGCTGAAACAAACGATAGTAGTCCTGTGACCAAGACTGATAGTCAAGATAAAGAACAAAGAAGTGAGAAGGGAGATGTAGATCAGCTTAAAACTCAAGATTCAGAAAGTGAAAAGACAGGGGGAGAGCAAAACCAAAAGGAAATGGAGGAGGTGTGTTCTGCTGGTAGTCAGGGAAGTGTGAAGGAGTCGGGAGAGAGAGGGCAGCAGGGTGAGGACGGGAACAAGCAAGGGGACATAGGGAGGGAGCTCGAGAAGGAGCTGGGAGAGGGTACGAAAAGGCAAAGTATCTCTGAAGACAGTGTAGGGGAACCCGTGGGGCAGACACCAGACAGCGTACAGGATACGGAGGACAGCAAGTCAGGAAGTACTGAGGATCTTGGAAAGCAAGATGCAGCCAAGGGGAGTAAGAAAGGAAAGGGGAAAAATAAGGATGATTGTCGGATATCATGA
- the LOC117426789 gene encoding uncharacterized protein LOC117426789 isoform X31, with amino-acid sequence MGTQGPGRKRNPNRDRLTAEDDALNVIAREAESRLAAKRAARAEARDIRMKELERQQKEIYQVQKKYYGLDNKWGDIEQWMEDSERYSRRARRNTSMSDDDERMSVGSRGSLRPSEYSGFPGSSSRASSRASSARASPVVEERPERDFAEKGSRSASTLSAATLASLGGSSSRRGSGDTSISADTEASIREIKDIHELKDQIQDVESRYMQGLKEMKDSLAEVEEKYRKAMVSNAQLDNEKSNFMFQVDTMKDSLMELEEQLAETRRELDEKVKEHERERHAHSVLQFQFNEMKENLRQSEELLAEIRQLKLKQESSVREVSDLQETIEWKDKKIGALERQKEYFDVIRTERDELRDEIVLLQDVIKKHGIVLGAELTTNGEVGNTVLDSTVHADSVKRSVPDSTPVLQTPGDGLIGKATEVEMKISLLADVGNKEILQSAGDEAEKQESLDDDAETQEGHVGEKAEENLAENEQLASVPSDDILNDPGDVQQREQSDIASQASSYLLETAETDSTLGSNAIAQSSVDDINQNDIHEHSPVLELTYSVDNGIVEANSLIAEGEIMSERETEVINREDEGGKEVVQVIITGPDDDMESETEQDLSDKEAETTEKGNSDGQQSVQSAEEMRIEGGETKTQEESLNSNKEESITGSAVTDKVSDEENAEHEVAQDPTEKVDEANSTGKERVQKAADSYIEGKETQEESDVKQLTEEVEVEGLVKVLGEGNAEKVEHEMAPGPTEKVDEANCTGEERVQTAKGTNIEGKETREESLDRTNLEGSTATEGDVKQVTEKVEVKDLVKGEVLGEGDAIYEQGEIDVLVEEKEPVASTGNKEKVEHEIAPGPSEKVDEANCTGEGRVPKAEDTHIEGKETQEESIDSTNVKQITEKVEVEGLAVDKVLEEEKMIPEEGEVDKIMENKEPGASTGSEEKVEHEIAQGPTEKVEEKVNHAGDDRVRSAEDINTKGTQDENIDSTDIMEITVTEGDVKQVTEKVGDESLVQLEKTGITGECQEELDSDVVKSKDGSSCEVQKEHEEQEEVTMETKAEQIKEEVTRESVTPSLEHGQESGEIEGSENAPQSIAIGEPETLCNDSTVMEEVTVRSDIQAGNEKQEFVSLETETKQEEVVLAGDGMTPTMDHHELDSEDKGVSEEALPHRPEDEPEVSCESDTTNNNVEGMTDENDSKEKHGEDLTASCFVEEVDQGEVSIPLEDKGGDIEEAKNEVGNSSQKDEGEGLKQDDLKEDSEKKVQSQKTEDQNKEDKLENETNLKSRTAAEQGVEGIANVETVQENIMGRVIAQGSGDDVKEEPLFGGEGQKVISEDYIKTIEEETRTVNKEVKGTESQNIDPAVVKDVFESKGETIVQCEICVEKVEVELDHQDNYLDEEIHPENLETVGTVAEDSKPSDNSELAPADKVVSQSTVEVETLKDEKINQGLEPTITAADNIKSECMLPDGSEQEKTDELIGKDETVIQQTTADISEDAILEEMATAEKKVDVFNLEKERESKDQKHEHQDEAQEVKQEVTSKEEVKEKSTEKVEENIPDDIQEKEQAPAKEEKQDETQLTQKEEEKGEAEEEEEEEEEGEEDNEEDEEGEKFEFDDEVGQDLEESDQKVCLEDPLKEKETQQQGAETNDSSPVTKTDSQDKEQRSEKGDVDQLKTQDSESEKTGGEQNQKEMEEVCSAGSQGSVKESGERGQQGEDGNKQGDIGRELEKELGEGTKRQSISEDSVGEPVGQTPDSVQDTEDSKSGSTEDLGKQDAAKGSKKGKGKNKDDCRIS; translated from the exons GTTGAAGAAAGACCGGAGAGGGACTTTGCCGAAAAG GGATCCCGCAGCGCTTCCACCCTATCGGCTGCGACTCTTGCCTCTTTGGGCGGGTCTTCCTCCCGGAGAGGAAGTGGAGACACCTCGATCTCGGCCGATACAGAAGCCTCGATCCGAGAGATTAAG GATATTCATGAGCTAAAGGACCAGATTCAGGATGTGGAGAGCAGATACATGCAGGGGCTCAAAGAAATGAAG GACTCCCTGGCCGAGGTCGAGGAGAAGTACAGGAAGGCCATGGTGTCCAACGCCCAGCTGGACAACGAGAAGTCCAACTTCATGTTCCAGGTGGACACCATGAAGGACTCTCTGATGGAGCTGGAGGAGCAGCTGGCTGAGACAAGGAGAGAGTTAGACGAGAAGGTTaag GAACATGAAAGAGAAAGACACGCCCACTCTGTGTTACAATTCCAGTTTAACGAGATGAAAGAAAACCTCAGACAGAGTGAAGAATTGTTAGCT GAAATTCGGCAGCTGAAACTGAAGCAGGAGAGCTCTGTTAGAGAGGTTTCAGACTTGCAGGAAACCATCGAATGGAAGGATAAAAAGATAGGG GCGTTAGAGAGGCAGAAGGAATATTTTGATGTGATCCGGACTGAGCGTGATGAGCTCAGAGACGAGATTGTCTTGCTCCAGGATGTAATAAAG AAACATGGGATAGTCCTAGGCGCAGAGCTGACAACCAATGGAGAAGTGGGTAACACAGTTCTTGACAGCACAGTCCACGCTGACTCTGTGAAGCGATCAGTGCCGGACTCCACTCCAGTTCTGCAGACTCCTGGGGATGGGCTAATCG GCAAAGCCACGGAGGTGGAGATGAAAATTTCGCTTTTGGCGGATGTTGGAAATAAAGAGATCTTGCAGAGCGCCGGGGACGAGGCTGAAAAGCAGGAGAGCTTGGATGATGATGCTGAGACACAGGAAGGGCATGTCGGTGAAAAGGCAGAAGAGAATTTGGCTGAAAATGAACAGTTGGCGTCAGTGCCTAGTGATGACATACTAAATGATCCAGGGGATGTTCAGCAACGGGAACAGAGTGACATTGCCAGTCAGGCCTCTAGTTATTTGCTTGAGACCGCAGAGACTGACAGTACCTTAGGCAGTAATGCAATTGCTCAGAGCTCAGTTGATGACATAAATCAAAATGACATTCACGAGCACAGTCCAGTTCTTGAGCTGACATACAGTGTAGACAATGGAATTGTAGAGGCCAACAGTCTGATAGCAGAAGGAGAGATCATGAGTGAGAGGGAAACAGAAGTGATTAACAGGGAGGATGAAGGAGGCAAGGAAGTGGTGCAGGTAATAATAACAGGACCAGATGATGATATGGAAAGTGAGACTGAGCAAGACCTTTCCGATAAAGAAGCTGAAACTACTGAAAAGGGTAATAGCGATGGTCAACAAAGTGTTCAGAGTGCAGAGGAGATGAGAATAGAGGGCGGTGAGACTAAAACCCAAGAAGAAAGCTTAAACAGTAACAAGGAAGAGTCAATAACAGGGAGTGCTGTTACTGACAAAGTTTCAGATGAAGAGAATGCAGAGCATGAAGTTGCTCAGGATCCTACAGAAAAAGTTGATGAAGCTAATAGTACTGGTAAGGAAAGAGTTCAGAAAGCCGCGGATTCCTATATTGAAGGCAAAGAAACACAAGAAGAGAGTGATGTAAAGCAATTAACAGAAGAAGTAGAAGTCGAAGGTTTAGTAAAAGTTTTGGGTGAAGGGAATGCGGAAAAGGTTGAGCATGAAATGGCTCCTGGTCCTACAGAAAAAGTTGATGAAGCTAATTGTACTGGTGAGGAAAGAGTTCAGACTGCCAAGGGTACCAATATAGAAGGCAAAGAAACACGAGAGGAAAGCCTAGACAGAACAAATCTTGAGGGAAGTACAGCAACAGAGGGTGATGTAAAACAAGTAACAGAAAAAGTAGAGGTCAAAGATTTGGTAAAAGGTGAAGTTTTGGGTGAAGGGGATGCGATTTATGAGCAGGGAGAAATAGATGTACTGGTGGAAGAAAAGGAGCCAGTGGCAAGTACAGGAAATAAGGAAAAGGTTGAGCATGAAATTGCTCCTGGTCCTTCAGAAAAAGTTGATGAAGCTAATTGTACTGGTGAGGGAAGAGTTCCGAAAGCAGAGGATACCCATATTGAAGGCAAAGAAACACAAGAGGAAAGCATAGACAGCACAAATGTGAAACAAATAACAGAAAAAGTAGAGGTTGAAGGTTTGGCAGTGGACAAAGTTTTGGAGGAAGAGAAGATGATTCCTGAGGAGGGAGAAGTAGATAAAATAATGGAGAACAAGGAGCCAGGGGCAAGTACAGGATCTGAGGAAAAGGTTGAACATGAAATTGCTCAGGGTCCTACAGAAAAAGTTGAAGAAAAAGTGAATCATGCTGGTGACGACAGAGTTAGGAGTGCTGAGGATATCAATACAAAAGGAACACAAGATGAAAACATAGACAGCACCGATATTATGGAAATTACAGTGACAGAGGGTGATGTAAAACAGGTAACAGAAAAAGTAGGGGATGAAAGTTTGGTTCAGTTAGAGAAGACAGGCATTACGGGTGAGTGCCAGGAGGAGTTGGATAGTGATGTAGTGAAGAGCAAAGACGGAAGTTCATGTGAGGTTCAGAAGGAGCACGAGGAACAGGAAGAGGTTACCATGGAAACCAAAGCAGAGCAGATAAAAGAGGAAGTGACCAGGGAATCTGTGACACCTTCCTTAGAACATGGGCAGGAATCCGGGGAGATTGAGGGTAGTGAAAATGCCCCACAAAGTATTGCGATTGGAGAACCAGAGACTTTATGCAATGACAGCACAGTCATGGAGGAGGTGACTGTGAGATCAGACATCCAGGCTGGCAATGAGAAACAAGAATTTGTTTCTTTAGAGACTGAAACAAAGCAGGAAGAAGTGGTCCTAGCAGGAGATGGAATGACCCCAACCATGGACCACCATGAGCTGGATTCCGAGGACAAAGGTGTAAGTGAGGAAGCCTTACCACACAGACCTGAGGATGAACCAGAAGTTAGTTGTGAAAGTGACACAACCAACAACAATGTAGAAGGAATGACTGATGAGAATGACAGTAAAGAAAAGCATGGAGAAGATTTGACGGCTTCGTGTTTTGTAGAAGAAGTAGACCAAGGAGAAGTCTCAATACCTCTGGAAGATAAGGGTGGAGATATTGAGGAAGCCAAGAACGAGGTAGGCAACAGCAGCCAAAAGGATGAAGGAGAAGGACTTAAACAAGACGACTTGAAGGAAGATTCTGAAAAGAAAGTGCAGAGTCAGAAAACTGAAGACCAAAACAAAGAAGATAAACTTGAAAATGAAACCAATTTAAAAAGTCGGACTGCAGCAGAGCAGGGTGTTGAAGGAATAGCAAATGTTGAAACTGTACAGGAAAATATCATGGGTAGAGTCATAGCTCAAGGGTCTGGAGATGATGTAAAAGAGGAACCTTTGTTTGGTGGAGAGGGTCAAAAAGTAATTTCAGAAGACTACATTAAGACCATTGAAGAAGAAACGAGAACTGTAAACAAGGAAGTGAAGGGAACAGAGAGTCAAAACATAGATCCAGCAGTTGTTAAAGACGTCTTTGAGTCTAAGGGAGAAACAATAGTTCAGTGTGAAATCTGTGTGGAGAAAGTAGAGGTTGAACTTGACCACCAAGACAATTATTTAGATGAAGAAATACACCCTGAGAACCTTGAAACAGTTGGCACTGTCGCAGAGGATAGTAAACCCAGTGATAACTCTGAACTGGCACCAGCAGACAAAGTGGTGTCACAAAGTACCGTAGAAGTAGAGACCCTTAAAGATGAGAAAATCAATCAGGGTCTTGAGCCAACAATCACAGCGGCAGATAATATCAAATCAGAATGTATGTTGCCTGATGGCAGTGAGCAGGAGAAAACTGATGAACTGATTGGCAAAGATGAAACAGTCATTCAGCAAACTACAGCCGATATAAGCGAAGATGCTATATTGGAGGAAATGGCTACTGCTGAGAAGAAAGTTGATGTATTTAATttggagaaagaaagagagagtaAAGACCAGAAACATGAACACCAAGACGAGGCCCAGGAAGTGAAGCAAGAGGTAACTTCAAAAGAAGAGGTAAAAGAAAAGAGTACGGAAAAAGTGGAGGAGAACATTCCTGACGACATCCAAGAAAAAGAGCAAGCACCTGCTAAAGAGGAAAAGCAGGATGAGACACAGCTCACACAAAAGGAAGAGGAGAAAGGcgaggcagaggaggaggaggaggaggaggaggagggggaagagGACAATGAGGAAGACGAGGAAGGAGAGAAATTCGAGTTTGATGATGAAGTGGGACAGGATTTGGAGGAATCGGATCAGAAAGTTTGCCTAGAAGATCCACTTAAGGAAAAAGAGACACAGCAACAGGGTGCTGAAACAAACGATAGTAGTCCTGTGACCAAGACTGATAGTCAAGATAAAGAACAAAGAAGTGAGAAGGGAGATGTAGATCAGCTTAAAACTCAAGATTCAGAAAGTGAAAAGACAGGGGGAGAGCAAAACCAAAAGGAAATGGAGGAGGTGTGTTCTGCTGGTAGTCAGGGAAGTGTGAAGGAGTCGGGAGAGAGAGGGCAGCAGGGTGAGGACGGGAACAAGCAAGGGGACATAGGGAGGGAGCTCGAGAAGGAGCTGGGAGAGGGTACGAAAAGGCAAAGTATCTCTGAAGACAGTGTAGGGGAACCCGTGGGGCAGACACCAGACAGCGTACAGGATACGGAGGACAGCAAGTCAGGAAGTACTGAGGATCTTGGAAAGCAAGATGCAGCCAAGGGGAGTAAGAAAGGAAAGGGGAAAAATAAGGATGATTGTCGGATATCATGA